A single Sulfurimonas crateris DNA region contains:
- a CDS encoding HNH endonuclease, with the protein MASKYLSSLSKEDYESLTQKLWDIQNHRCFICEEEIDLKLNSTNIDHIKPLANKGKDSEENFALTHESCNKSKQDANLKIAKVLARLKKIQDDVSLKGSHGASLKDVLKFYDGSKFDFKWTQEDNIVKYSFSQIGDNKIYQAPIFTDNLSGEKSIFLEIPIEYLYHDEIINPRGINSSISKLVKEFDKGNPQLHLSLVRIHDNKLKVFDGQHKAVAQILLNTKKLVVRVFLNPDIDRLTETNTNAGSNLRQIAFDKSIMRQLNYTLYSERVKKYREEHNLKEDDYTFSEQQLVDYFKGDGANIKKYITDAIKHSVTNSKENKLKDYIDFEGKAKDLPISYSAFDKTILSTFISTKLILKTPIDYKTDEGLNPREIEIDQIVKLLNILADIVYVNKFQPEIGVYRIENKIIDKKDSDISDEHLIAYRMSKEEIMHNWLQYLQMVIKAYMSNTGKIINDDEIFQQPFDEQLWKNIRNFVKNLRDLPLWKDRGMASTVFSGKNTYDYWKAIFQTAKTPDNAVVLTKPLNYMEMIKYDDTRE; encoded by the coding sequence ATGGCATCAAAATACTTATCAAGCTTATCAAAAGAGGATTATGAATCTCTTACGCAAAAGTTGTGGGATATTCAGAATCATAGATGCTTTATCTGTGAAGAAGAAATTGATTTGAAGCTGAACTCAACGAACATAGATCACATTAAACCTCTTGCAAATAAGGGTAAAGATTCTGAAGAAAATTTTGCTTTAACCCATGAAAGTTGTAATAAATCAAAACAAGATGCAAATTTAAAAATTGCCAAGGTGCTAGCACGGTTGAAAAAAATACAAGATGATGTATCCTTAAAAGGCAGTCACGGTGCTTCATTAAAAGATGTTTTGAAATTTTACGATGGGTCAAAATTTGATTTTAAATGGACTCAGGAAGATAATATTGTTAAATACTCATTTTCACAAATTGGTGACAATAAGATATATCAAGCACCAATATTTACTGATAATCTTTCAGGTGAAAAATCTATATTTCTAGAAATACCAATAGAATATCTTTATCACGATGAAATTATCAATCCAAGAGGCATTAACAGTTCAATATCAAAGCTAGTAAAAGAATTTGATAAAGGAAATCCGCAATTACATTTAAGTTTAGTAAGAATTCATGATAATAAACTAAAAGTATTTGATGGTCAGCACAAGGCGGTAGCACAAATATTATTAAATACGAAAAAACTAGTAGTCAGAGTTTTTCTAAACCCTGATATAGATAGATTGACAGAAACCAATACAAATGCAGGAAGTAATTTAAGGCAAATTGCATTTGATAAATCTATTATGCGTCAATTAAATTATACTTTATATTCTGAAAGGGTTAAAAAATATCGAGAAGAACATAATTTAAAAGAGGATGATTATACATTCTCAGAGCAACAACTCGTAGACTATTTTAAGGGTGATGGTGCGAATATAAAAAAATATATAACTGATGCCATCAAGCATTCTGTTACAAACTCTAAAGAAAATAAGTTGAAAGACTATATTGATTTTGAGGGTAAAGCTAAAGATTTGCCAATATCTTATAGTGCTTTTGATAAAACAATTTTATCAACATTTATTAGTACTAAACTAATCTTAAAAACTCCGATTGACTATAAGACAGATGAGGGATTGAATCCAAGAGAAATAGAGATTGATCAGATAGTAAAACTTCTCAATATTTTGGCTGATATAGTCTATGTAAATAAATTTCAACCTGAAATTGGGGTGTATAGAATTGAAAACAAAATTATTGACAAAAAAGATTCTGATATCTCTGATGAGCATTTAATTGCTTATAGAATGAGCAAAGAGGAGATAATGCACAATTGGCTGCAATATTTGCAAATGGTTATAAAAGCCTATATGTCAAATACTGGGAAGATAATCAATGACGATGAAATTTTTCAACAACCTTTCGATGAACAGCTTTGGAAAAATATACGAAACTTTGTGAAAAATTTACGTGATCTTCCACTTTGGAAAGATAGAGGAATGGCAAGTACAGTTTTTTCTGGAAAAAATACATATGATTATTGGAAAGCTATATTTCAAACTGCTAAAACTCCAGATAATGCTGTTGTTTTAACTAAACCGCTAAATTATATGGAAATGATTAAATATGACGATACAAGAGAATAG
- the hsdR gene encoding EcoAI/FtnUII family type I restriction enzme subunit R: MSKKNLTERDICTKYITPALIESGWNLHSQFREEVTFFTNGRIYVHGKMVRRGEQKRADYVLYYKPNIPIAIIEAKDNKHSIGDGMQQGLSYAEILDIPFVYSTNGDGFLEHDPTLTHGVLEKEITLGSFPSPDELWQRYKKYRGIEEDEAEKVALSPYYIDDPKREPRYYQKNAINRTIEAIAKGQKRILLVMATGTGKTYTAFQIIYRLYKSRKAKRILFLADRNILVDQTKIGDFKHFGDKMTKITNRTIDKSFEVYLSLYQAITGNSEEKKIFKEFSRDFFDLIVIDEAHRGSAAEDSQWREILEYFDGAVQIGLTATPKETKYVSNISYFGEPVYTYSLKQGIDDGFLAPYKVIRLSLDKDVEGWRPYNGQTDDKGEEIEDREYNTKDFDRNLILTQRTNLVAKKVTEYLNANDPYMKTIVFCVDIDHAERMRQALVNANPAMAKESRKYVMRITGDNEEGKKELDNFIDPESTYPVIATTSKLMTTGVDAQTTGLIVLDSNIGSMTEFKQIIGRGTRINETYGKLYFTIMDFRNVTRHFADSDFDGDPVQIYEPKDDDPITPPDEEMPEEFSDTVNEPSELYGETPDVSITGGEDGTSKPTRHIVSGVKVKVLNKRVQYIGADGKLITESLVDYSRKNIKKAYASLNEFLQEWSTAEQKEAIIKALSDQGVFFDELESEVGKEGLDPFDLICHIAFDRPALTRAERAGKLKQNSYFDKYSDKAKAVINALLDKYTESGIESIEDIAVLKVPPFNEYGTITELTKLFGGGRTGYQSLIKEIEQHLYAS, from the coding sequence ATGTCAAAGAAAAATTTAACAGAACGAGATATTTGTACAAAGTATATAACTCCAGCACTTATAGAGTCTGGTTGGAACTTACACTCTCAATTTAGAGAGGAAGTAACCTTTTTTACAAACGGTCGTATCTATGTTCACGGTAAGATGGTACGCCGAGGTGAGCAAAAAAGAGCTGATTATGTTCTTTACTACAAACCAAATATTCCTATAGCTATCATCGAAGCAAAAGACAACAAACATAGCATCGGTGATGGTATGCAACAGGGTCTAAGCTATGCAGAGATTTTAGATATACCTTTTGTTTATAGTACAAACGGTGATGGCTTTTTAGAGCATGACCCGACACTGACTCATGGCGTACTTGAAAAAGAGATAACACTTGGTAGTTTTCCGTCTCCAGATGAGCTTTGGCAAAGATATAAAAAGTACAGAGGTATTGAGGAAGATGAAGCGGAAAAAGTGGCACTTTCTCCTTACTACATTGATGATCCAAAAAGAGAACCAAGGTATTATCAAAAAAATGCCATCAACAGAACTATAGAAGCCATTGCCAAAGGTCAAAAAAGAATTTTGCTAGTAATGGCGACAGGTACTGGAAAAACTTACACTGCATTTCAGATCATCTACAGACTTTACAAATCAAGAAAAGCAAAAAGAATACTTTTTTTAGCAGATAGAAATATACTTGTAGATCAAACAAAGATAGGTGACTTTAAACATTTTGGCGACAAGATGACCAAAATTACCAATAGAACTATCGATAAATCTTTTGAAGTTTATCTCTCGCTTTATCAAGCTATTACGGGTAATAGTGAAGAGAAAAAGATCTTTAAAGAGTTTAGCCGTGACTTTTTTGATCTGATTGTCATAGATGAGGCACACCGTGGAAGTGCAGCAGAGGACAGCCAGTGGAGAGAGATACTGGAGTATTTTGATGGTGCAGTACAAATAGGTCTTACCGCAACTCCAAAAGAGACAAAATATGTGAGCAATATCTCATACTTTGGTGAACCAGTTTATACATACTCTTTAAAGCAAGGGATTGATGACGGTTTCTTGGCTCCATACAAAGTGATCCGATTATCGTTAGACAAAGATGTTGAAGGATGGCGACCATATAACGGACAAACTGATGATAAAGGTGAAGAGATTGAGGACAGAGAGTACAACACAAAAGACTTTGATAGAAATCTAATCCTTACCCAAAGAACAAATCTTGTAGCAAAAAAGGTTACTGAATATCTAAACGCAAATGACCCTTATATGAAAACGATTGTCTTTTGTGTAGATATAGATCATGCTGAGAGAATGAGACAAGCTCTTGTAAATGCCAATCCTGCTATGGCAAAAGAGAGTAGAAAGTATGTTATGCGAATAACTGGAGATAATGAAGAAGGTAAAAAAGAGCTAGACAATTTCATAGACCCAGAATCTACATACCCAGTCATCGCAACTACTTCAAAGCTTATGACGACAGGTGTGGATGCTCAAACGACAGGGCTAATTGTGCTTGATAGCAATATAGGTTCTATGACGGAGTTTAAACAGATCATAGGTCGTGGTACTCGAATAAACGAGACTTACGGGAAACTCTATTTTACGATCATGGATTTTAGAAATGTTACAAGACATTTTGCCGATTCAGATTTTGACGGTGATCCAGTGCAAATCTATGAGCCAAAAGATGATGACCCTATAACACCTCCAGATGAAGAGATGCCAGAAGAGTTTAGCGACACTGTAAATGAACCAAGTGAGCTATACGGTGAGACTCCAGATGTATCTATCACGGGCGGTGAGGATGGCACTTCTAAACCCACTCGCCATATAGTAAGCGGTGTGAAAGTAAAAGTCTTAAACAAAAGAGTGCAGTACATTGGAGCAGACGGTAAGCTCATCACAGAATCACTTGTGGATTACAGCCGTAAAAATATCAAAAAAGCCTATGCAAGTTTAAATGAGTTTTTACAAGAGTGGAGCACGGCAGAGCAAAAAGAGGCGATCATCAAAGCTCTAAGCGATCAAGGTGTCTTTTTCGATGAGCTTGAGAGCGAAGTTGGCAAAGAGGGGCTTGATCCATTCGATCTTATATGTCACATAGCATTTGACAGACCAGCACTCACAAGAGCCGAGCGAGCAGGCAAACTAAAACAAAACAGTTATTTTGATAAATATTCAGACAAAGCAAAAGCAGTTATAAACGCACTGTTAGACAAATATACCGAATCAGGCATAGAGAGTATAGAAGACATCGCAGTGCTGAAAGTACCGCCATTTAACGAATACGGAACTATAACGGAGCTTACAAAACTTTTTGGTGGTGGAAGAACTGGGTATCAGTCACTTATCAAAGAAATAGAACAACATTTATATGCATCGTGA
- the kwaA gene encoding anti-phage protein KwaA, which produces MFENKTIYQVYFYNLSLVPLYLTFIIQEISIDSFLPLTADHYKTIASQNIVSIVLFILVLISVSAIWYINREIKYGLRNPQQYSNIKPADFEHLAFISTYIIPLVAFKFDTPRDILVLCFVIIFMGLIYIRAGLYYLNPILLLFGYKIFKATKSSGEEYILPTRETSLTGSQNLKYIDFGGNIHYVKKT; this is translated from the coding sequence ATGTTTGAAAATAAGACAATTTATCAAGTATATTTTTATAATTTATCTCTTGTACCTTTATATTTAACATTTATAATTCAAGAAATTAGTATTGATAGTTTTTTACCTTTAACTGCGGATCATTATAAGACTATAGCGAGTCAAAATATTGTTTCCATCGTTTTATTTATTTTGGTGTTGATTTCAGTTAGTGCAATTTGGTATATAAACAGGGAAATTAAATATGGTCTAAGAAACCCTCAACAATACTCAAATATTAAGCCCGCTGATTTTGAACATTTGGCATTTATTTCTACTTATATAATCCCTCTTGTAGCTTTCAAATTTGATACTCCAAGAGATATATTAGTCTTGTGTTTTGTAATTATATTTATGGGATTGATATACATAAGGGCAGGACTATACTATCTGAACCCTATATTACTTCTTTTTGGTTATAAGATTTTTAAAGCGACAAAAAGCTCTGGTGAAGAGTATATTTTACCGACAAGAGAAACAAGTCTTACAGGTAGTCAAAATTTGAAGTACATAGATTTTGGTGGAAATATTCATTATGTAAAAAAAACTTAA
- a CDS encoding restriction endonuclease subunit S, whose protein sequence is MREVKFSEVLKQYKIYHFVEDGTEYRQVTISIHSGVSFRGTKFGRDIGRKRQFVIDLEEYPNTFIFTRQGVQNGSYGIAPREVHGCVVTENMPMFSIEPTLNPGYLEYYLQTNHFQDQLQALNASGSAQKSIHEKVLLQLNILLPEIEEQKSIVDEIKSVENKQSKVLEELQTQSKLINKLRSSILSDAVSGKLVPQDPNDESAEVLLEKIKAEKEKLIKEGKIKKQKPLPPISEDEIPYELPDGWVWCKFEEVANLITDGTHQTPTYTDNGKLFVSAKNVNPFQFMPKYNAKYVSENDYEAYIKDRKAEFKDILLTRVGSNIGQAAVIDQNIDFAIYVSVALIKLNHKYLSSEYFAIWLNSPIGTQSSISNILGRGVSQGNLNLNFIRSFLVPLAPLEEQKRIVEKVEKLMASCDALELEVQNSKIETEKLMQSVLKEAFL, encoded by the coding sequence ATGCGAGAGGTTAAATTCTCAGAAGTCTTAAAACAGTACAAAATATACCATTTTGTTGAAGATGGTACAGAATACAGACAAGTAACTATTTCTATACATAGTGGGGTTTCATTTCGTGGAACTAAATTTGGTAGAGATATTGGGCGTAAGAGACAGTTTGTTATAGACCTTGAAGAGTATCCTAATACTTTTATCTTCACACGACAAGGTGTTCAAAATGGTTCTTACGGTATAGCTCCAAGAGAGGTTCATGGTTGTGTAGTAACTGAAAATATGCCTATGTTTTCAATAGAACCAACTTTAAATCCAGGGTATCTTGAATACTATTTACAAACTAATCATTTTCAAGACCAGTTACAAGCTTTAAATGCTTCTGGATCGGCACAAAAAAGTATTCATGAAAAAGTATTGTTGCAACTAAATATTTTATTGCCAGAGATAGAAGAACAAAAATCAATAGTAGATGAAATCAAATCTGTAGAAAATAAACAATCAAAAGTTTTAGAAGAACTTCAAACACAATCAAAACTAATAAACAAACTTAGGAGCTCAATACTCAGTGATGCAGTAAGCGGTAAGCTAGTTCCACAAGATCCAAATGATGAAAGTGCAGAAGTTTTACTAGAGAAGATAAAAGCCGAAAAAGAAAAACTCATTAAAGAGGGAAAAATAAAAAAACAAAAACCTCTACCGCCAATAAGTGAAGATGAAATACCTTATGAACTTCCAGATGGCTGGGTTTGGTGTAAATTTGAAGAAGTTGCTAATCTAATTACAGATGGAACACATCAAACACCAACTTATACAGATAATGGAAAATTATTTGTTTCAGCAAAAAATGTCAATCCTTTTCAGTTTATGCCTAAATACAATGCAAAATATGTATCAGAAAATGATTATGAAGCATATATAAAAGATAGAAAAGCAGAATTCAAAGATATTCTGTTAACACGAGTTGGCTCAAATATTGGACAAGCAGCAGTAATTGACCAAAATATAGACTTTGCAATTTATGTAAGTGTTGCCTTGATAAAACTAAATCATAAGTATTTATCGTCAGAATATTTTGCAATTTGGCTAAATTCACCAATAGGTACACAAAGTTCTATTAGTAATATATTAGGTCGTGGAGTTTCTCAAGGAAATCTAAATTTGAATTTTATACGAAGTTTTTTAGTGCCACTTGCTCCATTAGAAGAACAAAAACGAATAGTTGAAAAAGTAGAAAAACTTATGGCTTCATGCGATGCACTGGAACTTGAAGTACAAAACAGCAAAATAGAAACAGAAAAATTAATGCAAAGTGTACTTAAAGAGGCGTTTTTATGA
- a CDS encoding RecQ family ATP-dependent DNA helicase, whose product MLTREQAQQYLKDSLQNQNADFREDQYEAIDTVVNQRKKVLVVQKTGWGKSSVYFISTKFLREQGSGLTIIISPLLALMRNQIDSAKKLGLNVVTINSSNTDDWDLIKAQILRNEVDALLVSPERLANENFMQEILEPISGSIGLFVIDEAHCISDWGHDFRPDYKRITNILKQMPVNTPILATTATANDRVITDIENQISGLVTIRGSLKRESLSLHNIRLPEPSHRLAWLLEHLPSFEGSGIVYVLTQRDAKVVAQWLNQNGIAASAYFSGVEHDEFESGDEYRIFLENQLINNEIKVLVATSALGMGFDKSDLGFVIHYQAPGSIISYYQQVGRAGRGIDEAYGVLLSGHEDDDIHDFFRGSSFPKEQNIALVLEHLDNSDGLSIVDLQKELNLTQGEVEKTLKYLNVETPAPVTKIGSKWHRTANKYVHNREKIEAILAIRQSEWDEMQSYLDTDQCLMFFLQNALNDPKPQICGKCANCGTALSGEFSHENGLKAADFLKKSDIVFNPKKQVKLDALSAYGIRGNIRPELRAEEGRILSRWEDAGWGRVVAKDKHQGEFSDQLVDAFVEMVKKWNPFPAPQWITCIPSLNHPALVPSFAQKVAKKLNLPFIAAVKKIKQNQAQKMMNNAYYQAKNLDGVFEVEDNIPDKPVLLIDDVIDSGWTVTVASALLKQKGSGKVFPASLATTGKM is encoded by the coding sequence ATGTTAACTAGAGAACAAGCTCAACAATATTTAAAAGACTCTCTTCAAAATCAAAATGCTGATTTCAGAGAAGATCAGTATGAAGCTATTGATACAGTTGTAAACCAAAGAAAAAAAGTTCTTGTTGTTCAAAAAACTGGATGGGGTAAAAGTAGTGTATATTTTATTTCTACCAAGTTTTTAAGAGAGCAAGGAAGCGGACTTACAATTATTATCTCTCCTTTGTTGGCATTAATGAGAAACCAAATAGATTCAGCTAAAAAACTCGGACTAAATGTTGTAACAATTAATTCCTCAAACACAGATGATTGGGATTTAATCAAAGCACAAATTTTACGAAACGAAGTTGATGCACTTCTTGTCTCTCCAGAAAGATTGGCAAATGAAAACTTTATGCAAGAAATATTGGAACCAATTTCTGGGAGTATTGGACTATTTGTAATTGATGAAGCACATTGTATTAGTGATTGGGGTCATGATTTTCGACCTGATTATAAAAGAATTACAAATATATTAAAACAAATGCCTGTAAACACACCCATTTTAGCAACAACAGCAACGGCAAATGATAGAGTAATTACCGATATTGAAAATCAAATTAGTGGACTTGTTACAATTAGAGGAAGCCTTAAAAGAGAAAGTCTTTCTTTGCACAATATAAGACTTCCTGAACCGTCTCATAGACTCGCTTGGCTGCTTGAACATTTACCATCTTTTGAAGGATCTGGAATCGTCTATGTTTTAACACAGAGAGATGCCAAAGTAGTTGCTCAGTGGCTTAATCAAAATGGTATTGCAGCAAGTGCTTATTTTAGTGGTGTTGAGCATGATGAATTTGAGAGTGGCGATGAGTATAGAATCTTTTTAGAAAATCAACTTATAAATAATGAGATAAAAGTATTGGTTGCTACATCAGCTCTTGGAATGGGATTTGATAAGAGTGATTTAGGTTTTGTAATTCATTATCAAGCTCCAGGATCGATTATCAGTTACTATCAGCAAGTTGGTCGTGCAGGTCGTGGTATAGATGAAGCCTATGGTGTTTTACTAAGCGGACATGAAGATGATGATATTCATGATTTTTTTAGAGGCTCATCGTTTCCAAAAGAGCAAAATATTGCTTTAGTGCTAGAGCATTTGGATAATAGTGACGGATTGTCTATAGTAGATTTACAAAAAGAACTTAACTTAACTCAGGGAGAAGTTGAAAAGACATTAAAGTATCTTAATGTAGAAACACCTGCACCTGTAACAAAAATTGGCTCAAAATGGCATAGAACAGCAAATAAATATGTGCATAATAGAGAAAAGATCGAGGCTATTTTAGCTATCAGACAATCTGAATGGGATGAGATGCAAAGCTATTTAGATACTGATCAATGTTTAATGTTTTTTTTACAAAATGCCTTAAATGATCCGAAGCCTCAAATATGTGGAAAATGTGCTAATTGTGGGACTGCTTTAAGTGGTGAATTCTCTCACGAAAATGGTTTGAAAGCCGCCGACTTCTTGAAAAAAAGCGACATAGTTTTTAACCCTAAAAAGCAAGTAAAATTGGATGCTCTAAGTGCATATGGCATTAGAGGAAATATCAGACCAGAATTAAGAGCCGAAGAGGGACGAATTTTATCTAGATGGGAAGATGCTGGATGGGGAAGAGTCGTCGCAAAAGATAAACATCAAGGTGAATTTTCAGATCAACTAGTAGATGCATTTGTAGAAATGGTTAAAAAGTGGAATCCTTTCCCTGCACCACAGTGGATTACATGTATTCCATCACTAAATCATCCAGCATTAGTTCCAAGTTTTGCACAAAAAGTAGCAAAAAAACTAAATTTACCTTTTATAGCAGCTGTGAAAAAGATAAAACAAAATCAAGCTCAGAAAATGATGAATAATGCCTACTATCAAGCCAAAAATCTTGATGGGGTATTTGAAGTGGAAGATAATATACCTGATAAGCCTGTTCTGTTGATAGATGATGTCATTGATTCTGGTTGGACAGTCACGGTTGCCTCGGCTCTTTTAAAGCAAAAGGGAAGTGGTAAAGTATTTCCTGCTTCACTTGCTACAACTGGAAAAATGTAA
- a CDS encoding N-6 DNA methylase encodes MADISNIVKSIQNIMRTDTGVDGDAQRISQLVWMLFLKVFDAKEEEFELESENYRSPIPEKLRWRSWATDDEGLTGEELMLFINNELFPTLKELDITTSNAYAPLVKGMFEDAYNYMKSGTLLRQVVNKLEEINFDNLSERHLFNDMYEQILKDLQSAGNAGEYYTPRAVTEFIVQMVDPRLGEKVFDPACGTGGFLISSINHIMKSDVKTAEDKKTLEHTIQGIEKKQLPYMLCLTNLILHDIETPSVRHDNSLSYPLKDITPNERVDCIVANPPFGGTEEQGIENNFPATYRTRETADLFLLLFIQMLKPRGRAGIVLPDGTLFGDGVTARIKEKLLEECNLHTIVRLPNGIFAPYTDINTNLLFFTKGEPTKEIWYYEQPLPQGYKKYTKTKPVKLQDFEELKKWWNDRVENELAYKVDIDTIKANNFNLDVKNPHKGEVEEELTTNEIIDKIEASMSKSVELLEEIRGLANARG; translated from the coding sequence ATGGCAGATATTTCAAATATCGTAAAATCAATTCAAAACATTATGAGAACAGATACGGGTGTCGATGGGGATGCTCAAAGAATTTCACAACTTGTGTGGATGCTTTTTCTAAAAGTATTTGATGCAAAAGAGGAAGAATTTGAACTAGAAAGTGAAAACTACAGATCTCCAATCCCTGAAAAACTTAGATGGAGAAGCTGGGCTACAGATGATGAGGGCTTAACGGGTGAAGAGTTGATGCTTTTTATAAACAATGAACTTTTCCCAACACTTAAAGAGCTTGACATCACTACATCTAACGCTTATGCTCCACTTGTAAAAGGGATGTTTGAAGATGCCTACAACTACATGAAGTCTGGAACACTTCTAAGACAAGTGGTAAACAAACTTGAAGAGATAAACTTTGATAACCTTTCAGAGCGACACCTGTTCAATGACATGTACGAGCAGATACTCAAAGATCTTCAAAGTGCAGGAAATGCAGGAGAATACTACACCCCAAGAGCCGTGACAGAGTTCATAGTGCAGATGGTTGATCCAAGACTCGGTGAAAAAGTATTTGACCCAGCATGTGGAACGGGAGGCTTTCTTATAAGCTCCATAAACCACATCATGAAAAGCGATGTAAAAACGGCAGAAGATAAAAAGACACTAGAACATACAATCCAAGGGATAGAGAAAAAACAGCTTCCCTACATGCTATGTCTTACAAACCTTATACTTCACGATATAGAAACGCCAAGTGTCAGACATGACAACTCGCTATCGTATCCTCTAAAAGACATCACTCCAAATGAGAGAGTGGACTGCATTGTGGCAAATCCTCCTTTTGGCGGAACAGAAGAGCAAGGCATAGAAAACAACTTCCCAGCAACTTACCGTACAAGAGAGACGGCAGACCTGTTTTTACTGCTTTTTATACAGATGCTAAAACCAAGAGGCAGAGCTGGGATAGTTCTGCCAGACGGTACACTTTTTGGTGATGGCGTAACAGCTAGGATAAAAGAGAAACTCCTTGAAGAGTGTAACCTGCATACCATAGTAAGACTGCCAAACGGGATATTTGCTCCATATACGGACATAAATACAAACCTGCTTTTCTTTACAAAGGGTGAGCCGACAAAAGAGATATGGTACTATGAGCAACCACTGCCACAAGGGTACAAAAAATACACCAAAACAAAACCAGTAAAACTGCAAGACTTTGAAGAACTGAAAAAGTGGTGGAACGATAGAGTTGAAAATGAACTGGCTTACAAAGTCGATATAGATACTATCAAAGCAAATAATTTTAACCTTGATGTGAAAAACCCTCATAAAGGTGAAGTAGAAGAAGAACTTACAACAAACGAGATTATAGATAAGATAGAAGCTTCGATGAGCAAAAGTGTAGAGCTACTTGAAGAGATAAGAGGTTTGGCTAATGCGAGAGGTTAA
- a CDS encoding DNA-processing protein DprA — protein MNDLSLNAQAIILLTAYFNKGDKPLTIMEYSKFASWLLQNNMKPSDLLELNAREVLENWDDTKITQDRILSLLSRGNAMAISLQKWQNCGIWIITRADPEYPVRLKKRLGQKAPPILYGAGNKKILNTKGVAIIGSRDASSDDLDFTFKLGEKLAQSGYSVVSGAARGIDESSMLGSINADGTTIGVVADALMQKVLSKKYRDAIRNNNLVLISPYYPDARFSAGNAMGRNKYIYVLAESSIVIHSGLKGGTWEGAKENFKNGWVSLFVKKNDDVNSGNQKLLEMGGLELKDLDSLDYLFTTNQDVKTATVSKKEALDKRILELLSLEKLTLKEIAEKLEEAQNIVKKTIDELLNSGDIEKHPTSPLRFSKAIKLPGL, from the coding sequence ATGAATGATCTAAGTTTAAATGCACAAGCAATTATTTTATTAACAGCTTATTTTAACAAGGGGGATAAACCTCTTACAATAATGGAGTACTCAAAATTTGCGTCATGGCTTCTTCAAAACAATATGAAACCATCAGACCTTTTAGAATTGAATGCACGAGAAGTTTTAGAGAATTGGGATGATACAAAAATTACACAAGATAGAATACTATCTTTACTATCAAGAGGAAATGCAATGGCAATTTCTCTTCAAAAATGGCAAAATTGTGGAATTTGGATCATTACAAGGGCAGATCCAGAGTATCCAGTAAGATTAAAAAAGAGATTAGGACAAAAGGCTCCGCCAATATTGTACGGTGCAGGCAATAAGAAAATACTCAATACTAAAGGTGTCGCTATTATCGGTTCAAGAGATGCATCCTCAGATGATTTAGACTTCACATTTAAACTAGGGGAAAAACTTGCACAATCAGGCTACAGTGTTGTTTCAGGTGCTGCAAGAGGGATAGATGAATCATCAATGCTAGGATCAATAAATGCTGATGGGACGACTATAGGAGTAGTTGCTGATGCTTTAATGCAAAAAGTTTTATCCAAAAAATATAGGGATGCAATACGAAATAATAATTTAGTATTAATCAGTCCATATTACCCAGATGCAAGGTTTAGTGCTGGTAATGCAATGGGTAGAAATAAATATATTTATGTTTTGGCAGAATCTTCGATTGTAATTCACTCTGGACTCAAGGGTGGTACATGGGAAGGTGCAAAAGAGAATTTTAAAAATGGTTGGGTAAGCCTTTTTGTAAAGAAAAATGATGATGTTAATTCAGGAAATCAAAAACTTCTTGAGATGGGCGGTTTAGAATTAAAAGATTTGGACTCATTGGATTACTTATTTACTACAAATCAAGATGTTAAAACAGCTACAGTTAGTAAAAAAGAGGCATTGGATAAAAGAATTTTAGAACTATTATCTTTAGAAAAATTAACACTCAAAGAGATTGCAGAAAAGCTTGAAGAAGCTCAAAATATAGTTAAAAAAACAATAGATGAACTATTGAATTCTGGAGATATTGAAAAACATCCCACTAGCCCTTTACGCTTTAGTAAAGCTATAAAATTACCCGGACTATAA